A region from the Chitinophaga sp. Cy-1792 genome encodes:
- a CDS encoding RNA polymerase sigma factor has protein sequence MKIVTDTNAVAWDQQTFKGVYETYFDLICRYCFALVDDYEEARDISAKLFCDLWKNRANIRVSTNLKNYLLVSARRLCYKRNNSRQNDILDSDFMAESIATDDTPATHLVNKEARQKLQQLLSRLDPVKREIIDMKLLGLTQREIAQVLQITPKKVEYQLNAAIRQLQGESKQLQLSSGDYDLTILAGLLFLLMK, from the coding sequence ATGAAGATAGTAACAGACACCAATGCCGTAGCATGGGACCAGCAGACCTTCAAGGGTGTTTATGAAACGTATTTTGATTTGATTTGCAGATATTGTTTTGCACTTGTAGATGATTATGAGGAAGCAAGAGATATATCCGCGAAGTTATTCTGTGATTTATGGAAGAACCGCGCCAATATACGGGTCAGCACCAACCTGAAGAACTACCTCCTGGTATCCGCCAGACGCCTTTGCTATAAGCGCAATAACAGCAGACAGAACGACATCCTCGATTCCGATTTCATGGCCGAATCCATCGCCACCGATGATACACCGGCCACTCACCTGGTAAATAAAGAAGCCAGGCAGAAACTGCAGCAACTGCTTTCCAGGCTGGACCCGGTGAAGCGGGAAATCATAGACATGAAACTACTGGGCCTTACCCAGCGCGAGATAGCGCAGGTATTGCAGATTACGCCCAAGAAAGTAGAATACCAACTAAATGCCGCCATCAGACAACTGCAAGGCGAGAGTAAACAACTGCAATTATCCTCCGGAGATTATGACCTGACCATACTGGCAGGCCTTCTTTTCCTGCTCATGAAATAA
- a CDS encoding FecR family protein: protein MEANFLIRYLQGECTATEKLEVEAWLQDAPKNQQILDALKQRKHKLDKVPVQQHAAQAWEQVMQVMAAEDAAQQLTHRRTWWRYGAAAAVAALAIGLGWGLLRKPAPVAPMLVNIHTGEKEKKQVVLPDGSKIWLQYNSTLAYNATAFGDTDRLVTLDGQAFFDVQGQPGKPFRVQTDHSNITVLGTSFSIVSRADLPQEIAVATGKINVSAAAVNINLLPQQRLTYNPATRHSQLDSIAVEEVTAVKDNRLVFEKDNLEQIAAKIQQWYNVKISIAGNTHTSLSFTGSIEDNGLYTVLDGLGFLAGFSYKVNQHEIVLSLTSKQK from the coding sequence TTGGAAGCTAATTTTTTAATAAGATACCTGCAGGGTGAATGTACTGCAACAGAAAAACTGGAAGTAGAGGCCTGGCTACAGGACGCTCCTAAAAACCAGCAGATACTGGATGCATTAAAACAGCGCAAACATAAGCTGGACAAAGTTCCTGTACAACAACATGCCGCACAGGCATGGGAACAGGTCATGCAGGTAATGGCCGCAGAAGATGCAGCCCAACAATTAACCCACCGGCGTACCTGGTGGCGCTATGGCGCCGCCGCCGCAGTAGCAGCACTGGCCATCGGACTTGGCTGGGGACTCCTCCGTAAGCCTGCACCCGTAGCACCTATGCTGGTAAATATCCATACCGGCGAAAAAGAAAAGAAACAGGTAGTATTACCTGACGGTTCCAAAATATGGCTGCAGTACAACTCTACACTGGCCTATAACGCAACAGCATTCGGTGATACCGACAGGCTGGTAACACTGGACGGACAAGCCTTCTTTGATGTACAGGGACAACCGGGAAAACCTTTCCGCGTTCAGACAGACCATTCCAATATTACCGTATTGGGCACCTCCTTCAGTATCGTTTCCAGGGCTGATCTTCCACAGGAAATAGCGGTAGCTACCGGAAAGATCAATGTCAGCGCAGCTGCTGTCAACATAAACCTGCTGCCACAGCAACGCCTTACCTATAATCCGGCTACCCGCCATTCTCAGCTCGACAGCATTGCAGTTGAAGAAGTAACCGCTGTAAAAGACAACAGGCTGGTGTTTGAGAAAGATAACCTGGAACAGATTGCCGCTAAAATCCAACAGTGGTATAACGTGAAAATCAGTATCGCAGGCAATACGCATACCTCCCTTTCTTTTACTGGCAGCATTGAGGACAATGGCCTATATACCGTGCTGGACGGCCTCGGCTTTCTGGCAGGATTCTCTTATAAAGTGAACCAGCATGAAATAGTGCTATCCCTTACATCCAAACAGAAATAA
- a CDS encoding SusC/RagA family TonB-linked outer membrane protein, whose translation MKKTVSGLTFLLLFNAAVAQNNSRVISFQKKNITVKEMITVLQQQEKLSVMYDDNALQTSKTLQLPSEKMPLDKLLTLVAASTGMELKQVNNNIYIKSATAQQTTQQQAEMVRLKGTVSGSNNEGSLPGVSISVNGKTVAVTQETGSFDVKAPVGSTITFKAIGLDPYNYPVTADAANLKIIMKQNVTQLDGVIVTALGIRRDEKALGYAATKVTNEQLTDAISNNWTNALTGKVAGLNMLKANGGPAGSTKIILRGENSLTGSSEALIVVDGVIINGSSGRRTGTGSGAYLSDDSPTDYGTSLNDINPDDIENVTVLKGPGAAALYGARGSNGAIIITTKAGRPMVKGLGVTVNSNSTFETINHWPDYQYEYGQGAEGQDTWYSYGATEDGASTRSTSSAWGPKFDGQSYFQYDPNTRTGGTVRTPWVPYKNNRKDFFQTAKTFTNSVSLEGGNSNTNVRLAYTNLNNNWIIPNTGYNRNTVALSLNHKVSDKLQISTKVNYTNKKSDNLPSTGYNNQTIMYFIRGMVPNANINWFKDYWVPGQEQIAQTRPFSSLLDNPYLQAYEMLNKMNRNGIIGNVSATYNFTKDFSLQVRTALDYSTEGRSQQRPKNTQKYVDGMYRTQNIYSREVNSDFLLRYNRTINKFNSSISFGGSRMLNYYNKDEVRADKLKFPGKYNFGNAKNALTTYPYQSTYAVNSLYGLLTFSYNSYLFLDFTGRNDWSSTLANPAGGGNVSFFYPSVNASAILSDIFKMPKEISLLKVRASLAGVGSGGTNPYLTSFGYLTTQFQGGLTNPGSVTNLNLQPMFTQSLEGGIDANFFHNRLGLGLTVYKNSTSKQIVKAPVDKASGFYSAIVNTGTISNEGIEIEANGTPIKQKNGLIWNITGTFSSNKSSIASMPDGIETYVLSTGPANRGSIEARPGGRMGDLYGLGYLRSPDGQIVYNEQGYPIMDQTTKYLGNTMPRWKASMGHSFSYKQFRFSFLVDGQTGGVAYSLTHAVLAEEGKLKKTLPGRYNGIIGDGVIQNPDGTYRKNDVIATNISAYYNAHYTRDNVESNTFRTDFIKVREARFDYTFTPRVLRKMGFNKGTVGIYGRDLFMITNWPLFDPEFGTLGDGDINQGFEIGQFPSTRSFGINITASF comes from the coding sequence ATGAAAAAGACGGTGAGCGGACTAACCTTTCTGCTACTCTTTAATGCCGCTGTAGCACAAAACAACAGCCGGGTTATTTCTTTTCAGAAAAAAAACATCACCGTAAAAGAAATGATTACGGTGTTGCAGCAACAGGAAAAATTATCTGTAATGTATGATGACAATGCATTACAAACTTCCAAAACATTGCAGCTTCCTTCGGAAAAAATGCCGCTGGACAAGCTCCTTACACTGGTAGCTGCCAGCACCGGCATGGAATTGAAACAGGTGAACAACAACATCTACATCAAATCTGCCACAGCACAGCAAACTACACAGCAGCAGGCAGAAATGGTGCGACTCAAAGGAACTGTTTCCGGCTCCAACAACGAAGGATCATTACCTGGTGTAAGTATTTCCGTGAATGGCAAAACAGTGGCCGTTACACAGGAAACAGGTTCCTTCGATGTGAAAGCCCCTGTAGGCAGTACTATTACCTTCAAGGCAATCGGCCTTGATCCCTATAACTATCCGGTTACCGCAGATGCAGCTAACCTCAAAATCATCATGAAGCAGAATGTTACCCAGCTGGACGGCGTTATTGTAACGGCGCTGGGTATACGTCGTGATGAAAAAGCACTGGGCTATGCTGCCACTAAAGTGACCAATGAACAGCTGACAGACGCCATCAGTAACAACTGGACCAATGCCCTCACCGGTAAGGTAGCAGGCCTGAATATGCTCAAAGCGAATGGAGGCCCTGCCGGCTCTACCAAAATCATCCTTCGCGGAGAAAACTCCCTCACCGGCTCCAGCGAGGCGCTGATAGTAGTGGATGGCGTGATTATCAATGGTTCCAGCGGCCGCCGTACCGGCACCGGCAGTGGTGCTTACCTGAGCGATGACAGTCCTACCGATTATGGTACCAGTCTGAACGACATTAACCCGGATGATATTGAAAACGTTACGGTACTGAAAGGGCCGGGAGCTGCTGCGTTATATGGCGCACGTGGTTCAAATGGTGCCATCATCATTACCACCAAAGCCGGCAGACCAATGGTTAAAGGACTTGGTGTTACCGTCAACTCCAATTCTACTTTTGAAACCATTAACCACTGGCCGGACTATCAATATGAATATGGTCAGGGAGCAGAAGGACAGGATACCTGGTACTCCTATGGTGCCACAGAAGATGGTGCCAGCACCCGTAGTACCAGCTCCGCATGGGGGCCTAAATTCGACGGCCAGAGCTATTTCCAGTACGATCCCAATACCCGTACCGGCGGCACCGTGAGAACACCATGGGTACCTTATAAAAACAACAGAAAAGATTTCTTCCAGACAGCAAAAACCTTTACCAACAGCGTATCGCTCGAGGGAGGAAATAGCAACACCAACGTACGTCTGGCATACACCAATCTTAACAATAACTGGATCATCCCTAATACCGGTTATAACAGAAATACTGTAGCACTCTCCTTAAATCACAAGGTATCAGACAAATTACAGATCTCTACCAAAGTGAACTACACCAACAAGAAGAGCGATAACCTGCCATCTACCGGTTATAATAACCAGACCATCATGTATTTCATTCGTGGTATGGTGCCAAACGCCAATATCAACTGGTTTAAAGACTACTGGGTACCTGGCCAGGAACAGATTGCGCAAACACGTCCATTCAGCAGTCTGCTGGACAATCCATATCTGCAGGCATATGAAATGCTGAATAAGATGAACAGAAATGGTATTATCGGGAACGTATCTGCTACCTATAACTTTACCAAAGATTTCAGCCTGCAGGTAAGAACAGCATTGGATTACAGTACTGAAGGCCGTTCTCAGCAACGTCCTAAAAATACCCAGAAATATGTAGACGGCATGTACCGTACACAGAATATCTATTCAAGAGAAGTAAACAGTGACTTCCTGCTGCGTTATAACCGTACCATCAACAAATTTAACAGCTCCATTTCCTTCGGTGGTTCCCGTATGCTGAACTACTACAATAAAGATGAAGTAAGAGCCGATAAACTGAAGTTCCCTGGAAAATATAACTTCGGGAACGCGAAGAATGCACTCACCACATATCCTTATCAGTCGACATACGCTGTAAACAGCCTGTACGGCCTCCTCACCTTCAGCTACAATAGTTACCTGTTCCTCGATTTCACCGGGCGTAACGACTGGAGCAGTACCCTGGCAAATCCTGCCGGTGGAGGTAACGTATCTTTCTTCTACCCTTCCGTGAATGCCAGTGCTATCCTCTCCGACATCTTCAAGATGCCAAAAGAGATATCCCTGCTGAAAGTGAGGGCTTCTCTTGCCGGCGTCGGCAGTGGTGGTACCAACCCATACCTGACCTCCTTCGGGTATCTGACGACTCAATTCCAGGGTGGTTTAACCAACCCGGGCTCAGTAACCAACCTGAACCTGCAACCCATGTTTACGCAAAGTCTGGAAGGCGGTATCGATGCGAACTTCTTCCATAACAGATTGGGATTGGGTCTGACCGTATACAAAAACAGTACTTCCAAACAAATCGTAAAAGCACCGGTAGATAAAGCTTCCGGGTTCTATAGCGCGATTGTGAACACAGGTACTATCAGCAACGAAGGAATAGAAATTGAAGCCAATGGAACACCTATCAAGCAGAAAAATGGGCTGATCTGGAATATCACCGGAACATTCAGTTCCAACAAAAGTTCCATCGCCAGTATGCCGGATGGTATTGAAACATATGTATTATCTACCGGACCAGCCAACAGAGGTTCTATCGAAGCACGCCCCGGTGGCCGCATGGGCGACCTCTACGGCCTTGGCTACCTGCGTTCTCCGGATGGACAAATCGTTTATAACGAGCAGGGATACCCGATCATGGACCAGACTACCAAATATCTCGGTAACACCATGCCACGCTGGAAAGCCAGTATGGGACATAGCTTCTCCTATAAACAATTCCGCTTCAGCTTCCTTGTAGACGGGCAAACCGGTGGTGTAGCCTACTCCCTCACCCATGCTGTACTTGCAGAAGAAGGTAAGTTAAAGAAAACACTGCCTGGCCGTTACAACGGTATTATCGGTGATGGTGTGATCCAAAACCCGGATGGTACTTACCGTAAAAATGATGTCATCGCTACCAATATCTCCGCTTACTACAATGCACACTATACACGTGACAACGTAGAATCCAACACCTTCCGCACTGATTTCATCAAAGTAAGGGAAGCCAGGTTCGACTATACCTTCACACCACGCGTATTACGCAAAATGGGCTTCAATAAAGGCACCGTCGGCATTTACGGACGTGATCTGTTTATGATTACCAACTGGCCATTATTCGATCCGGAATTCGGTACGCTGGGCGATGGCGACATCAACCAGGGCTTTGAAATCGGACAGTTCCCATCAACAAGAAGCTTCGGTATTAATATCACCGCTTCATTCTAA
- a CDS encoding SusD/RagB family nutrient-binding outer membrane lipoprotein, whose protein sequence is MKNFRITTYAIFSATIMAGTSCTKDFAKLNTNPNTSDVAPPETLLAPNLYSMVNNNQTRALRLTNELMQDHVTMINSDEIHRYVVRPAESDNMWSNWYTNRTNFLDIYNGAKTINSKSYMAIGEILDVWTVSLITDVFGDVPYSEANKGRESQFQPKFDAQKDIYADLFTRLEEANTLLAAGQALPTDNASMDPLYAGDITKWRKFGNSLYLRLLMRVSAKAEMNAPAKIKQIVETPATYPIFTNNAESAILRFTTVPPYTSAFNTYRDYDFNGDNGLTTFFINNLIEWNDPRIAKWASTVNGAYEGAPSGYASGVIPERKSFYLASLKDEPLLGNIMNYSELQFILAEAALKGYINANPADYYNNGVEAGITLWGFALPAGYLTKDGIKWDTNLTLDNKLEMIMVQKYYCLFFTDFQQWIEYRRTGHPVLPKGPGLKNNGEMPSRFKYPVAVQSLNKTNYQAAVAAMGGDDINVKMWWNKN, encoded by the coding sequence ATGAAAAATTTCAGGATAACAACATACGCTATCTTTTCAGCGACAATAATGGCAGGCACTTCCTGCACCAAAGACTTTGCGAAACTCAATACCAATCCCAATACTTCAGATGTAGCGCCACCAGAAACACTGCTGGCGCCAAATCTCTACTCCATGGTGAATAATAACCAGACCAGGGCATTGCGTCTCACCAATGAACTGATGCAGGACCATGTTACCATGATTAACTCCGATGAGATACACCGATATGTGGTCCGTCCGGCAGAATCAGACAACATGTGGTCTAACTGGTATACTAACCGCACCAATTTCCTGGATATCTATAACGGCGCCAAAACCATTAACAGCAAATCGTATATGGCCATTGGTGAAATCCTGGATGTATGGACAGTATCTCTTATTACCGATGTATTCGGGGACGTACCTTACTCAGAAGCGAACAAAGGCCGTGAAAGCCAGTTCCAGCCTAAATTTGATGCGCAGAAGGATATCTATGCGGATTTATTTACCCGGCTGGAAGAAGCCAATACCTTGCTGGCTGCCGGTCAGGCGCTGCCTACCGATAATGCATCCATGGACCCGCTCTATGCGGGTGATATTACCAAATGGAGAAAATTTGGCAACAGTCTTTACCTGCGTTTACTGATGCGCGTATCTGCAAAAGCAGAAATGAATGCACCAGCGAAAATCAAACAGATCGTAGAAACGCCTGCTACCTACCCTATTTTTACTAACAACGCAGAATCAGCGATCCTGCGTTTCACCACCGTGCCGCCATATACCTCTGCCTTCAATACCTACAGAGACTATGACTTCAACGGTGATAATGGTCTTACTACTTTCTTTATCAATAACCTGATAGAATGGAATGACCCCCGTATTGCCAAATGGGCCAGTACCGTAAACGGCGCCTATGAAGGTGCACCAAGTGGTTACGCCAGCGGTGTAATACCAGAGCGTAAATCTTTTTACCTGGCTTCCCTGAAAGATGAACCATTGTTAGGCAACATTATGAACTACAGCGAACTGCAGTTCATCCTGGCAGAAGCCGCGCTGAAAGGCTATATCAACGCTAACCCGGCAGACTATTACAACAACGGTGTGGAAGCGGGTATTACCCTCTGGGGCTTTGCCTTACCGGCAGGCTATCTCACCAAAGATGGTATCAAATGGGACACCAACCTGACCCTTGACAATAAACTGGAAATGATTATGGTGCAGAAATATTACTGCCTGTTTTTCACCGACTTCCAGCAATGGATAGAGTATCGTCGTACCGGTCATCCGGTGCTGCCTAAAGGCCCGGGCCTGAAAAACAACGGAGAGATGCCTTCCCGTTTCAAATATCCTGTAGCGGTGCAGTCGCTCAACAAAACCAATTATCAGGCTGCGGTAGCTGCCATGGGTGGCGACGACATCAATGTCAAAATGTGGTGGAATAAAAATTAA
- a CDS encoding DUF5689 domain-containing protein: MKRFYIPALLLAVMPFMGCLKKDTNYAHGTLSPLASIEVLRSVYKGQDIQVSTDNLSGAYQIAGVVVSDNRGNNLPAGTFALQNYGRGKMRGIFISLGENAAVKYTAGDSLIVNVDGATLRNFQGALQLVNVNADKIQLIKQNIKPAMRSISMSELSKNFSSYEATLVQLDGGFQWRPAATDVYSGMKAITDGIDSTLFLRTLGTAVFAGEKIPASASFTGIPMYYNSKANVTDSTTSKTFALRTIADVSNQSGPLYNTFPEDFENPPAASKGSYAAADVTLKTGLWRLDQAILGDTKDRDRFNPAGKQCIRMQQNLTTSAYVMMKFDLPNGASKVTLSYGSYFTDASSSWTLESSIDQGTTWQRVGDTIRNAGPVAQKATFLMDLQQPVRFRINKLGLGATNGTNILNGRLSIDDIAVYEKLNH, from the coding sequence ATGAAACGTTTCTATATACCGGCACTATTACTTGCAGTCATGCCATTTATGGGATGTCTGAAAAAAGATACCAATTATGCCCACGGAACGCTTAGTCCACTGGCATCAATAGAGGTTTTACGCAGTGTATATAAAGGACAGGACATCCAGGTAAGCACCGATAATTTGTCTGGTGCTTACCAGATTGCCGGTGTAGTAGTATCCGACAACAGGGGTAATAACCTGCCTGCCGGTACTTTCGCCCTGCAAAACTATGGACGCGGAAAAATGAGGGGCATATTTATTTCTCTCGGTGAAAACGCTGCCGTAAAATATACCGCAGGAGATTCACTTATTGTAAATGTTGATGGAGCTACCCTTCGCAATTTCCAGGGAGCTTTGCAGCTGGTAAATGTAAATGCAGACAAGATCCAGCTGATAAAGCAAAATATTAAACCTGCCATGCGGAGTATTTCCATGTCAGAACTTTCTAAAAACTTCAGCAGCTATGAGGCGACGCTGGTGCAGTTAGATGGCGGCTTTCAATGGCGTCCTGCTGCAACGGATGTTTACAGCGGAATGAAAGCCATTACAGATGGCATCGACTCTACGCTCTTTTTGAGAACGCTGGGCACCGCTGTTTTTGCCGGCGAAAAAATACCTGCCAGCGCCTCGTTTACTGGTATTCCGATGTACTACAACAGCAAGGCCAATGTAACAGACAGCACCACCAGCAAAACGTTTGCCTTACGCACCATTGCCGATGTCAGCAATCAAAGCGGACCGCTGTACAATACTTTTCCTGAAGATTTCGAAAATCCGCCTGCCGCGAGTAAAGGCAGCTATGCAGCAGCTGATGTTACGCTGAAAACAGGTTTATGGCGACTCGACCAGGCTATTCTGGGCGACACCAAAGACAGGGACCGTTTTAACCCGGCAGGTAAGCAGTGTATCCGTATGCAGCAGAACCTGACTACTTCCGCTTATGTGATGATGAAATTTGACCTGCCTAACGGCGCCTCCAAAGTGACATTATCCTATGGCTCCTATTTCACCGATGCCAGCTCCTCCTGGACACTGGAAAGCTCTATTGATCAGGGAACAACGTGGCAGCGTGTTGGTGATACCATCAGGAATGCAGGCCCTGTGGCCCAAAAAGCAACTTTCCTGATGGACTTACAGCAGCCGGTTCGTTTCCGTATCAACAAGCTGGGATTGGGCGCCACCAACGGTACCAACATCCTGAACGGAAGATTGAGCATCGACGATATTGCAGTTTATGAGAAATTAAATCACTAA
- a CDS encoding phospholipase D-like domain-containing protein: protein MKIIKVCLYVLAITFLGCREGEAMYLEGGKVVPVHINFPSAVFTAPDVVGAGRSSQLIMDRAISLIDATPAGAEIHMSAYGFDHSGIISALKRAAARGAHVFVLVDVSREETQEENKPVIRELQHAGTNLVAKPFYNDASKSAINHNKFILFSRLVTDRDTAANIVFQTSHNFTEADTKKVQDAVVLQQEGLYNAYLHYWTDLESRSVAGMKNYTYSEYNNVAAGIRACFLPMRRNGAFTGDDFIIDILDNITDPAHTTVRVGMSDWVNSRLNVAQKLHALLKQGATIELVVKNKIDDSIIDEIAQMEKEGAYVKMLNLEDKSRPRQNIHSKFMMIDGEYQHERVRMVVTGSHNFTQNALQNNCETELLLRDPGIYKAYEENYKGLKNM from the coding sequence GTGAAGATTATTAAAGTTTGTCTGTATGTACTCGCTATCACTTTCCTGGGTTGCCGGGAAGGTGAAGCGATGTACCTGGAAGGCGGAAAAGTTGTTCCGGTACATATCAATTTTCCATCCGCTGTATTTACGGCGCCAGATGTAGTGGGGGCCGGGCGGTCTTCCCAGCTGATCATGGACAGGGCTATCTCCCTGATAGACGCCACTCCTGCCGGTGCGGAGATACATATGTCTGCCTATGGCTTCGACCACAGTGGCATTATCAGCGCCCTCAAACGCGCCGCTGCCAGAGGGGCGCATGTATTTGTACTGGTAGATGTGAGCCGGGAAGAAACACAGGAAGAGAATAAGCCTGTTATCCGGGAGCTGCAGCATGCAGGTACTAACCTGGTGGCAAAGCCATTTTATAATGATGCCAGCAAATCTGCCATCAACCACAATAAGTTCATTCTTTTCTCCAGGCTGGTTACCGACCGCGATACTGCTGCCAATATAGTATTCCAGACTTCCCACAATTTCACGGAAGCGGATACTAAAAAAGTACAGGACGCAGTGGTACTGCAACAGGAAGGCCTGTACAATGCCTATCTCCACTACTGGACAGATTTGGAATCCCGTAGCGTTGCAGGAATGAAGAACTATACGTATAGCGAATATAACAACGTGGCGGCCGGTATCCGCGCCTGTTTTCTGCCGATGCGCCGTAATGGGGCATTTACGGGAGATGACTTTATCATCGACATACTGGATAATATAACAGATCCTGCACATACTACTGTGCGTGTAGGCATGTCTGACTGGGTAAACAGCCGCCTGAATGTAGCACAGAAGCTACATGCGCTGCTGAAGCAGGGCGCCACCATAGAGCTGGTAGTCAAAAACAAAATTGACGACAGCATCATTGATGAAATTGCACAGATGGAGAAGGAAGGAGCTTATGTAAAGATGCTGAACCTGGAAGATAAGTCCAGGCCGCGTCAGAACATCCATTCCAAGTTTATGATGATAGATGGGGAATATCAGCATGAACGTGTACGCATGGTTGTTACCGGCTCTCATAATTTCACGCAGAACGCTTTGCAGAATAACTGCGAAACAGAGCTGCTGTTAAGAGATCCGGGGATTTATAAAGCCTATGAAGAGAACTATAAAGGACTAAAAAATATGTAG
- a CDS encoding DUF1493 family protein: MFDNSAILLNDLIDFLQLETKCDRVLIVETALIEDDLGITGDDGEELIVKFSQRYQVDISNFDITKYFYPEPLITLHQISILPLRVIDLLNAIQIGKLNDDKIGK; this comes from the coding sequence ATGTTTGATAATAGTGCTATCCTCCTCAATGATCTGATAGATTTCCTGCAGCTGGAAACAAAATGTGACCGTGTTTTGATTGTTGAAACCGCACTGATAGAAGATGATCTCGGTATTACCGGTGATGATGGGGAAGAATTGATTGTTAAATTCTCCCAAAGATATCAGGTAGATATTTCCAATTTTGACATCACAAAATACTTTTATCCTGAACCCTTAATTACGCTTCATCAAATTAGCATACTGCCATTACGTGTTATAGATCTGCTAAATGCCATACAGATAGGAAAATTGAATGATGATAAAATCGGAAAATAA
- a CDS encoding SAM-dependent DNA methyltransferase has protein sequence MRTFLMAGLISLAGLIFGCGNAGLNKIGGDIDTSGLYNYCNSFIKAIATKDTTLFYKMVDSDKLVTYFNSKHPQDLISKQELFFPFFFVYSPLKIRKDSLIANRNEELFQMFKISTTANLSGNNVRADVEWTTRLYSARQSISLILIKKDHEWEVVGADWEELQK, from the coding sequence ATGCGAACGTTTTTAATGGCTGGTTTGATTTCTCTCGCAGGGTTAATCTTTGGTTGTGGTAATGCAGGTCTGAATAAGATAGGTGGCGACATTGATACTTCCGGGCTTTACAATTATTGCAATTCGTTTATTAAGGCCATTGCTACTAAAGACACTACCTTATTTTATAAAATGGTGGATAGTGATAAATTGGTGACTTATTTTAATAGTAAACATCCTCAGGACTTAATTAGTAAACAGGAATTATTTTTTCCTTTTTTCTTTGTGTATAGCCCATTAAAAATCAGGAAGGATTCTCTTATTGCTAATAGAAATGAGGAGTTGTTTCAGATGTTTAAAATCAGCACCACAGCGAATTTGTCCGGAAACAACGTGCGTGCTGACGTAGAATGGACCACTAGACTCTATTCAGCCAGGCAATCAATTTCATTGATATTAATAAAGAAAGATCATGAATGGGAAGTAGTGGGAGCTGATTGGGAGGAACTACAAAAATGA
- a CDS encoding DUF4262 domain-containing protein: MENSMSFKELIQSNIYRQGYHVTVVGGGIQPRFAYTIGLFSQMNFELVFPGGVYYSKDEVLQIFSTIIDNFKMNGGNSGQKIVIDSLGEFSFLLADPTWSKLMLLGVFDYYSKTDIPVYQIVPDASHFTYDIPDMSIKWSVLTQPVWQWLDCKWKYKVPGKSQVTTNLEALKGAAITELMRWEEDEWEMFAGSGPDIEEKDIRVVSLGTMLGIDNTLLPAVDIKIGKGLWRIDNGAEWNDWG; encoded by the coding sequence ATGGAAAACTCAATGTCCTTTAAGGAGCTAATTCAATCAAATATTTATCGGCAAGGGTATCATGTTACTGTTGTAGGAGGCGGTATTCAGCCGCGATTTGCTTATACAATCGGGCTATTCAGTCAAATGAATTTTGAGCTGGTTTTCCCTGGTGGGGTTTATTATTCGAAAGATGAAGTCCTTCAGATTTTTAGTACGATCATCGACAATTTTAAAATGAATGGGGGAAATTCGGGACAAAAAATAGTAATTGACTCCCTTGGGGAATTTTCATTCTTGCTGGCAGATCCAACCTGGAGCAAATTGATGTTATTAGGTGTTTTTGATTATTACAGTAAGACGGATATACCTGTATATCAAATTGTACCCGATGCCTCCCACTTCACGTACGATATTCCTGATATGTCAATAAAATGGAGTGTATTAACACAGCCGGTTTGGCAATGGTTAGACTGCAAATGGAAATATAAGGTGCCGGGGAAGTCGCAGGTGACCACAAATCTTGAAGCGTTGAAAGGAGCAGCAATTACAGAGTTGATGCGCTGGGAAGAGGATGAATGGGAAATGTTTGCTGGTTCCGGACCGGACATTGAAGAAAAAGATATTCGTGTTGTCTCTCTGGGAACAATGCTTGGCATCGATAATACACTGTTGCCGGCAGTAGACATTAAAATCGGGAAAGGTTTATGGAGAATAGACAATGGTGCTGAATGGAACGATTGGGGGTAG